A window of Phragmites australis chromosome 2, lpPhrAust1.1, whole genome shotgun sequence genomic DNA:
aagaaatttattttgtgaagtGACAAATAGAAACTGATCTTTTTTCCAATGTCAAATAAGAAACTCAATAAGAATTTCTCTCGAATGTACGAGTAGATGGTACTAGTACTATTAGGCTTTGGCTACCTACAAACACACTAGGCTGGTGTAGGAACGGTGATATTTTAAAATGagtgaattagaatatttagaatttaaattaaattagttttaaaaattttaccagataaatctatatcaatttttatctaaatataatctaagtttatctagtgtgtctactctaccgtttaatTAGATTGCAACGTACTTcaataaggtaaattgcaagtatataaatgcgaaaatataaatagagtagatagacaaactcggcataaggattttttatcccatgatatcgatggtatgaatacaACCCCTAAtacacgttggagctccacaaaggatatgctccggTCGTCAAGTATTTTCCGATCACGACTCTTAAGCTACCAGGTCACTAAGACGAGATCTTAAGCATGATAAGCCACCAACCACTAAGACAAGGTCCCACCATTAGTCTCTCTTCTGATCACTtatcgtcgtgatcacttcagagcttaagccaccaagccaagaGTCTTTGTGTCCCCGTACACATATCTTGTCGCCATTCCACACCaaatcgaagggtcaacaagcttgggCCACTAAAGCCCAAGAAGCCAACGAACCACCAAGACTACGAGGTGCCGATGTATCACTCGGTTCAAGcaaggatcacttcttgatttcttcttcaagctacaacacatagctacaactcactctaggcctgtAAGCACTAGacactctctaatattgtgcttaattgcctcggataatcactttaagtactttagtgacttggatgtcttctcaaatgtatatgagcttcctcgagactccaacagcatgccacaccCTTAAGTGattgagtggaggagtatttatagcctcaaacccccCAACTTACTGTTTTCCCAACGGttcagaaaaactgttaacactggatgatccggtgagaataatagtactaacatcggatcgtCTAGTGAGTATAACCTcgtaaactagccgttgaaactccactcaatacctctgtgaacaccatacactctggtgtgccttcaaatccatcaccggacctttcagtgagttatcttgagtcatctgAACCTTTACAgcctctgtgtaaaatgctccggtgcattcatttGGTGTTCATTACattcacatcggaccatccaatgagttaaaacttctcttttttccctagaaatactttggtgcaactatctctatgatcactagactatccagtGGGTTGATTTTCATTCCTCAACACTTgtagtcgcctctgcaagaaatgctccggtgatatACTATGGTGTGCACAAACTAAATACCGGACCTTtcgatgagttgatctttagtcttctgcatTTGtgttcttctctgcaaaaaaaatacGCCGGTGTTACCCTATACAGAtgatcggactatccggtgaggtcatcagTCTTTTCCccttttgtcagaaatactcgaGTAAGTTTAACATATAGAGTACTGGATCTTCTGGTAAAGTCAACAACCTTTATtttgcctctggacataatacTCTGCTAAATACACTCTtttgcaccggaccttccgataaAACAAATCTTCCTACGACTTTTCCCATTCAAttaaactttatcccggctacAGTAATTTCTTGATATTTTATATTCATaatacctactaacatatatttttaataaatatattaattctaataactatgttattattagttatcaaaaccacaaccataaCTTACTACAACCATTTTCACTGCCGCTTGCCATCCTAATCCTCCACGTTTAATTCTGTGACGATCTTCAGGTTCACACGATTTCTCCTTCCTGCACAAGAGAACGGCGCACGACGAGCTTCGCGGTGGCCTTTTGGTGGACGGATTCGACCATGGGGCGTGCCACAGCCGGTACCAATAAGCCATGTACCGTCGGCATCCTTCCGAGTACCTCGTCTCCAAGCTGTGACGGCACGAAACCCTGCAAAGACGGTGCGGCCCGGACACCGCCGCCTACAGCGACGCCCTGGAGCAACTCAAGTCCGGCAAGAACGCCGCGTCCCCGGAGTGCAAGTACTGGTCTCCCTTTTTAGCGTGTCTCATACGAGGATCAACCTGGAGGCTATAAAAGAAGCATCCAATTAGTAATAAGTAAGAAGTGTTCCTGTGTGGTACTTGTGGTTCTGAGGCCTATAGCCATACATTTTTTCCCAGCTCCTTGTATCCGTAAgctttcttgaaaaaaaaaaggacattTCCACCTTGGTTCTATTTATTCACCTTCAAATTGTGGTTTATAGACATAGCACTACAGTTACTGTATTAACAGTTACTGTACGTCTGCATATGTTCAGAACAGAACTTCAAAGTGTGGGTTTGCCTATGCAAACTGGCAATCTGCTGTCTGCTGAAAATGATAACCCGAACTTGCGCAGGATACATAACGTCCCTATTGAAAGTAGAATTAGAAAGTGAGATAAAAAATTCGAGAGAATGATTCTTGTATTCATGGATGAATagtgtttatatatttatactgGTAAAAGAGATGGCAAGACACCCATTGGGGAGGTCGGTTTTCTCCAACGGATGTCCCTTCATAATGTATCTGCTAATTATATTGTTATCCTCTAATTACAAAGATTAACTGCTAATGATAGTTACTAGTCTAATTGATCATATGTATGTCTTCTGTAGAAAGATATTGGTTCGTAACACTTCCCTTGATCAATTATTCtagttgtaatttttttgtttgaaaattaCTCTAAAACCATATTggaaaatatgaggagaaaataatatattaacataccattaaaactcctttaaaacctaATGTGAACATGTAAGTAGAAAGTGATATGTTGTATATTGATTATTTCCTTATTGTAAACTCATACAAGAAACCTAGGTAGGAGAAACTCATTGGTGGGATTagagaaaaataattataatctatggatcatattaaaatataataaaatctTTTAGGAAAATAGAATGAATAGATAGATATTGTCTCattacaaactttatatgagaaatcgtataggaaaaactcataaaggaaaaaaatgcaaTATAATATTAACATGTTATTATTCAGGGATTAACTCCATCTGAACCATGCGAATCTCAAAGTTGTAGTATACCAATTCCATGAATACATTTTTGGAATGCGAAAATTAGTaaagacttagtgaataaatcgaCGAGATTATCACAtaatttagtttgcaagatttctatctcccTATTATTTTCAATTCATGAGGATAGAGCAATTTAgggcaatatgtttggttatattgctTTTTATGTAATCTGTTTGCATTTTAGTAATGCATGTAGAATTATGTTTGTAGATAATGGTTGGTGGTTCAATGGAAGAAATACCATATGATTGTTATATGGTATTCACGTGATGtttcatataatgcaattatttcagaatgatttgtGAATGTAGCCACAAGAATCTATTTTGATGACTCAAATGAGAAGACTATATCACCATAAAATTAGTTTGTGATCTGGTGTTATAGTGATCAGTTATATAGCCAGCGTTTAAATATCCCACTATAGTCATATCTTAATTTTTGTGATAGAATAaacctagatttttttttgtcataaaaATATCTGTGGATATTTTTTTGACTCGCATTTAATGACGTTGTTGGAGCTGCACTATTTTGAGCTAGTAAGTTATCTACAAATGCAATATTAGACCCATTACGATTTGTAAGATACATGAGCGCTTTGATGTTACTAAGATATAAAGCTTTAGGTTTAGTATCTTTTCATCGTTAACCCAAAGTATAGGGATTGAATCTTGGCTGGATGTCACTGAGATATGAAACTTTAGGTTCCATCGACGTTCTACATGTTGACGTGGGTATCTTGGCTGGATCTTCACTGGATCATCGGGAATGCCGATAGATTCTTCGGTTCGCATCCTGGACGCGGCCAAACATAGAGTAGCACGGATGGCACATTGTGACAAAAAGATCAAGGTATTTGGCTGGACAGATCACCGGGAATGCGGATACCAACCGGCGATGACATGATTGTCCGCGACGACGAACGGCGCCTGACAGGTCGGGGAGGCAGCTAGGGTTTGGTGGATGTGGGAAAAGGGTAGGGGAGGGTGTGCTGGTGAGCCAAAGTGGGATCCAAGACGGCCATGGCCTAGGCCCAAGTTGTGATCCAATTACGCGACGCTAATTCACAGGCCTGTGTTCCGAGGATAATAACTCCACCTTCCGGATATTAAACTGGACGTTTCTGTACTCTATCTTGCAGTACTCTAAAAGATCTACAACATTAGTATTCATTGGAATTTCTAGAAACACAATCTTAATATCCAAAAACGCATCATAAgaaaaactatttgaactcagacgaatctgtgcagcactgatttcgggggtcataactcctagctcaaTTATCCAAatgaggacttccataggtgcaaatcgaagctctcgacaagACCTACCACTTTGGTATTGTAAATATTTACATTTGAGATCTTCTTTAACTCTGAATCTGAGTCAGAAGACAAGGCTAGTGACGAGGAGTAACCGGTAgccggcttcaattgccattatggccattagAGAAATTTAGAATAGCAGTTTTTGATATTAAATTAGGGGAAATAAATATTTGATTGATGTGGGGGATTGAATGAAAAAATGATAGGGGAGAGAATGGAGGGCAAGTGCCATTGAGATGGGCAGCTGGGCGACCGTGGCTGTCAGGCGAATGGACGACGTCGTTTGGAGGTGGATGTAAATGATCAGGTACATGTACATGCAAGTGAGCTATTTTGGAGTGGCTTTAGTACACATTTGGGCCGCCGTCCTACTAGCAATCCAACGTGATGCAAAGTTGACGGCATATTGCTGGTCTGGAGCTACAAATtagagagaaaaacattgaGAAAAGATAGTGCACGTTGGGTTGGATTAAAATGACGTAAGATGAGATTATCTACGGAGGATTTTTGAATGATATGGAAAAAATGAAAtaaggatttatccaaccttgaaattccttaacctattctatattttataaatacatttttttcgTCACAGAAAACATTTTTTAAACTCAAAATCttttttggaaaagctttcaaattccaaaaaaatattattttattattttaaaatgcttACAACCCAAAATtagaattttggggtgtgacataCTAAATAGCAGCAGGTTCTATGATTCATTATTAAATAGGTCTAGTTTCATTTTATGCCCAAATAGCGAGTTATGTTCCTTTTACGCCATCGTCTTCGTTAGGTAGGCTGTATACCTCTATTAGACGCTGTAAAAAAGTTATTTTGCCAATATTTTAGTAGGTGAGTAAATTTTCTCATGTCACTACGAATTACTTACCAAATTTCTATTGCTAATATGTAGCAAACAAAAGCTACAGGAAATTATCTTTTAACACTTACTTTAAATAACTGACCAAATTTCTGACGCTTAGTATGCAACAAACAAAAGCTATTCAATTTGTTTTTTGACTTTTAACTGAGTGTTGATTGATAATTTTTTGTAGCTTTTATTTACCACATACTAGCAACATAAATTTGGTTAGTAATTTATAGTGGTATGAGAAAAATTACTCACATACTAAAATAAGAGCAAAATGGTCTTTTTATAGCGTCTAACGGAGGTCGATAACCTGTCTAACGGATGTGATGACATAAAAGGAAGAAAACTATTCGATGGCGAATCGTAGAATAGtaaatagtttattttctcgatTTTTATTGAGGAGGACATGTAGTCACTAGggatgcaattttttattttttagcttATTGGATCGatccaaaactaaaaaactaAAGATTCACCACAActaattaagttaaaaaaaataaactaagtgcTGATTCGGATCTACTCTTGGTACCCACTTGTACCCTTAGTAGCGACATACATATTCACAAGTGTGTAATTTTGGAGTTGTACTTAAAAAACTTATCGTGGTTGCTCTTATCATCATTAATTGGGTTGTTTCATCTACGGCATTCTTAACACGGTGTACGCTCATGCAATCCTCACAATATCATATCTAAATCCGGGTTGCAACGCTTAAACTAGGGGTTTAGTATAACAACGTTGTACAAAGAAAATCGGTATTATTGCCCTACTCTCAATCATATTctaagaaaatattttcaactaattatgtatttttctcattttttgaGGGAATAAGTAAACTAATGGAAGTTAAGAGCTTGCAGGGACAATGACCAGTTCACCGGAAAATCTCAAGTCATTGAATGAGGCGGTCAATCAACTTATTCTTCAACACTCACTTTTTTAGTCTTCTCATGCTTCGAAGCATGGTGAGTTGGGATTTGGGAATTGGCTAAGGGGTGATGTCAGCTATCTGAGGCTACTTCTGACGCTCCACCAGGCTCATGTCTTAAACATTATGATGAAAGCTATTAAATGAGAAAAGAGAATGAGCTAACgtcttattaaaaaaacaagGTAGCCGCAACATTCAGGAGACAAGAAACAAGCACATATGCAGGGGGTGATTGTGTTTTCGGTACATATTCTCGTATTAATGTATTGGTCATAGAAAACTCTATAGATATGAACTGTATGCATTATGTATTAAGAGGTTCTTTTACGGTGATCCATAGTATCTGTAGGAAAAaggtagtataaatttaatctgaTCTTCACGAGATTCAATATTTATGTAATTATGACAGCAGTGTTAATATTTACCCACTATGCTATTGAAAAGTAATGCAatctttttttatatacttAATCCCTAAATAATTGTTTAACTAAATAATCAGTATTCAGACCAGTCTAAACATTGAATTTGCACGATATAACTGCcatattatttctttttttcttccaaaaaacCTTTATATTACACATACTCCTCTCATATACTACTCATATTACCTCTAAATAATAGATAATATTCTAACCAATCTAAACAATTCGATCAAAAACTAAATAGCTCAAATTTCTCCGAGACCAACTTAAAATAGCTAGACCTCATGTATTGGAAGCGGCCTGAGTTGCCATGAAGGATTTTTAATGATGTGGAGGGGTGTTAACGATGAGAGAAGAAAGTCGTCTCTTGAGCAAGAGACTATCTGTAGCACGTGAAACAAGACAAAATATTTCTTATGCTGTATTTATTACGGGATAATACTAACAGACAACGGGTTATAGAAAGTTGTCTTTTGAGCTATCTCTAGATGATATGTGTTGTATTATATTCTCTCCGGTTACAAATAAATACCATTTTGTACATCCATACAATCATCAAGACAGGACTTTGAATAGTaattttgttataatatatttataaagtataacaaaagtatattattataaaaatactttttgagacaaatctatttatattattttcaaatagCTAAACTagacatataaaaaatattttgtaatcaaAGTTTAAGATGTTTAACTTTACATAACTTAAAATGATacttatttataaaaaaagagTAGACAACAACCGTCTCAACTGTTGTACACACCCTAACGATGACTTTTCTAAATGCCCTAACGAAGACTTTTTTAAATAGTGAAATCATATGGAGGCCGCCTGTAAGCGGGGCAACCTATAGGAGCCTGATATCTTAGCCGAGAATTTCTAATCCCTAATTTAACAGTGTCCTTGTGTAATAATGGGGCACACAGTATTCCCAACTTCTGTGTTTGTGAACTCATTATGCACCCGCTTATTCACCTTAGTTTAATATGCATAGCACCGCCGTCTACTGTATTAAGACTACTGAACATTGCACATGTTCAGAACTTCAGATTGTGGTGGTGCCTCTGCACTTCTGCAGTCGCAGTCTGCTTTCTTCTGAAAAATGATAGCCACGAACTTACGCAGGCAACGAAATATCCGAAACTACTAATCAGCTCGAATCACCATTTCCCACTCTATTTCGCGGTTGTTGCTGCGCTTGACATAAAAAGAATGTATTTTCCATCAAGTGGATAGGAGTGACAGAAATAAAAGGAGGCAAGGAGCAGGTCCAGTTCGTTCGGCGGGCTGTCCATTCCTCTGTCCAGGAGCACTACAATCTTGAACCAGTCTCCTTACGTACGTGCAGTCCCATCCCTTTAAGTTGTTAATCGTCGGATTAGCGGCATGTTTGGGGGGTTTTCTGGCTTACCCGCCGAGTAGTATGAAGATGAGTGAGTGGCATGACGTCGTTTTATTCATCAAACAGTTCTGGGCTTGTCCACTTCACTATCTGAATTTACTAAACTGCAGGACGGCAGGAAGACGAGCAGACAGCTGCCATAATATTCTCGCTTCCAACAATTTTACTAACTGATAGCTAAGACCGGTTTGCGTATAATCTCGCCCATGACACAGGGAGGATCACACTGAACCTCCATCCTTTGCTGGATAACTAAAGGGAAAGTTGCAGACCTTGTGGGCCTGATGGCCTGCGACAATAGATAACGAACAGCTGACTCACCTCTGGGACTAGCACAAGGGCCAACTTGGTTGCAATTTGAAGAGCGTGTGAGAAGATGCCAATGTAAGTCTGCAGCGGCACGATTGCATCACAGAAACGCACTAGCTCTCGCGCACTGAGCGTTTCTGAATTCTGACTTTCTGACCAGAGGCAGGCGTGGAAATTCTAAGAGACGAAGCCGAAATGGTCGTCGCACTTGGCCGCGAGATGAGTGGAAGCAGCTGTTGTCAAACCGACGACCTGCTCGCATAGGTCAACGTCAACCACTGCCGACACACTATAGTCGCCTCGTGTTAAGATGCAAGAGTATTATATTGACAGTGCCCTGCTTTCGATAAGTCTCGAATTCCGACCACTCATTGCGCTATCCCGACCTTGCTCGGTCAACCAGTGATGGCGTGCAAACCTAACGAATGATGAATCGTAGTGAGAACAAAACTGCGCCGTTGCTAGTTGCGCACCACATTGCTCAGCGGATCCAGCTATATAAAGGCCAGTAACGTTGAAGCACAACTCATAGTTCAGAGCACTGCATACCAAGAACTCGAGAACAAAGATGGCAAGAAGCAATTCGTTTCCGGCAAAGCTGTTGGTCACGGTGGTTGCGTTGTCCGGATTAGCAGCCGGAGCGCTCGCCGGCGACATCGCGATCTACTGGGGTCAGAACGGCAACGAGGGCACGCTGGCGCAGACGTGCGCGACCGGCAACTACAAGTTCGTCAACGTGGCCTTCCTCCCCACGTTCGGCAAGGGCCAGAAGCCGGTGCTGAACCTGGCCGGCCACTGCAACCCGGCGACCAACGGCTGCACCGCCGTGGGCGCGGACATCAAGTCGTGCCAGCGCCTGGGCATCAAGGTCTTGCTCTCCATCGGCAGCGGCGTTGGCAGCTACGGCCTCTCGTCCCCGGCCGACGCGAGGACGGTCGCCGCGTACCTCTGGAACAACTACCTCGGCGGCAAGTCCCCTTCGCGGCCCCTCGGCGACGCGGTCCTCGACGGCATCGACTTCGACATCGAGAGCGGCGGGAGCATGTACTGGGACGTCCTGGCCAGGTtcctcaaggactactcgtggCGGCCGGGGAGCAAGCCGGTGTACCTTGCCGCGGCGCCGCAGTGCCCGTTCCCGGACGCGTCGCTGGGCACCGCGCTCAGAACGCGCCTGTTCGACTACGTGTGGGTGCAGTTCTACAACAACCCGCCGTGCCAGTACAGCTCGAGCGCCGGCGTGGGCAGCCTGGCGCGCGCGTGGGCGCAGTGGACATCGATACCGGCGCGGCGGGTGTTCCTCggcctccccgcggcgccccaGGCCGCCGGCAGCGGGTTCGTGCCAACCAGCGACCTGGTGTCGCAAGTGCTGCCGGTGGTCAGGAACTCGACCAAGTACGGGGGCATCATGCTGTGGTCGAGGTTCTACGACGGACTCACGGGGTACAGCGACGCGGTTAAGTCCAAAGTGTGAGCTAAGCTCGTGTCATGTCAGGCGTGTGATTCAGATGCGTCCATGTGCGTGCGTCGTGTAAGATCGAGTACTCTACAGAGAAACGTAGACACAGAGTGATCGGTCTGCAACGAGAATGTGTCCAGAGATCTCTCTGTTGTGCTTTGGCTGTATCTCCGGAATGAAGCCATACTTCGATCAGTCATCTGATACAGTGAACTGTGAACGCCATTGTTGCGGCGACAAAATGCTGCGTGCTAATCCGGAACTCTCTCCCAACGTTTCTGCTTTCACGGCGAGAGTGATTTAGTACTGAACAAGGTTGAGGCGTTTATGC
This region includes:
- the LOC133909221 gene encoding hevamine-A-like, translating into MARSNSFPAKLLVTVVALSGLAAGALAGDIAIYWGQNGNEGTLAQTCATGNYKFVNVAFLPTFGKGQKPVLNLAGHCNPATNGCTAVGADIKSCQRLGIKVLLSIGSGVGSYGLSSPADARTVAAYLWNNYLGGKSPSRPLGDAVLDGIDFDIESGGSMYWDVLARFLKDYSWRPGSKPVYLAAAPQCPFPDASLGTALRTRLFDYVWVQFYNNPPCQYSSSAGVGSLARAWAQWTSIPARRVFLGLPAAPQAAGSGFVPTSDLVSQVLPVVRNSTKYGGIMLWSRFYDGLTGYSDAVKSKV